The DNA window GGGGCACTCGCGGATACCGGCGTCGTCTCGACGCTTCGGTTATCGAATACAAATGACTTTTCAATCGAGGCGGAAATTTCCGCGCGGTATGAAGAAGCCTTGTTCGTCGAACGGCTACGATACAATGGAGTCGATCCTGAAATGGTGCGAAATGCGCAGACGGCACATAAAATTCAGACATTGAAGGTTGACAAAGGATCGGAAGCGGCGGATCACGGACTCGGATTTGCAGCCGGATATATCTGTGGGTTTTTCATTTATTTCTCGATGATTCTCTATGGCTCGCTGATTATGCAAAGTGTCATCGAGGAAAAAAGCACTCGAGTAATAGAATTGCTCGCATCGAGTGCCAGACCGATCGACATCCTTGTCGGCAAGGTATTAGGCGTTGGGCTTGCAGGGCTCGTTCAGGTGACGGTCTGGGCCTTAATGTTTGCCGCACTGCCGGGTCTATTGCCAAATTTTGTGCCCGGTCTTGGTAATACACTCAGTAACATTCTCGAGCCGGTGCGGTTAGCCTATTTTATCGGGTATTTCCTTTTCGGTTACCTCATCTTCTCGGTACTCTATGCAGCGGCCGGTGCGACGGTGGAACAGGCAAGCGATGCTCAACAAGTCACGCTCCCGATCACCATTCTCATTATGGTACCGTTCTTGACGATGACGAGTGTTATTCAAGCTCCATCGAGTACCACGAGCGTCGTGTTATCGTTAATCCCCTTTTTCTCACCGATCCTCATGATCGGCCGCATATTCAGCGAGACACCTCCATTTTGGCAAATAGCGTTATCATTTGTCCTCATGGGACTCACATTCTATGGGGTTCTCTGGCTGGCCTCGAAGATATACCGTACAGGAATTTTGATGTACGGAAAGAAGTATACCCTCAAAGAGATCTTCCGTTGGGTACGCTATAGTTGAGGATTCGAGGGGCGTTTTCCATCCCATGCATGCTCTTGTACGCCGAGCCGATGGTTAGCATAGCGTGCAAGAACAAAAAATAGATCGGAAAGCCGATTTACAAACGGGAGGATAAATGCTCCGATATCTTCTGTATGCATGAGCGTCACCACCTCACGTTCGGCGCGACGCGCAACCGTCCGGGCAACATGTAACTGTGCGGCCAATGGCGAACCGCCCGGCAAAATGAACTGCGTTAAGGGCTCTAGACTTTCCTCGTATTCGTCGATGAGCAATTCCAACGCCCGAATATCTTCTGCGACAACACGAGGGACATCATAACTAACCTTTGCTGAGAGTGGTGTTGCAAGATCGGCCCCTGCGACAAAGAGCAATCGTTGGATAGATACCAGGCGCGTGTTGAAGACACCACCGGTATCCAACGCCACTACAAATCCGAGGATCGAATTGAGCTCGTCTATGTCACCGTAGGCACGAATCCGTGCCGCATCTTTTCGTATTCGTCCTGCGGAAAAGAGTCCGGTCGTCCCGTCGTCACCCGTTTTTGTATAAATTTTCATTGTACAATGAACAATGGAATCGAAAGTTCGTGTCGCACCGGCGAAATGGTCGCGCCGAAGAGTAGATCCTTGAAACCACGATGACCGTGCGAGCGCATTACCAACAGTTCTAACTGTTGTTCTTTTGCGATCCGCACCAGCTCGCGAGGCGGATCGCCGAAGCCGATCTTTGTCTGCACGCGAAGATCGGAAACCGTTGCCAATCGCTGCTCCCAATCGGTCATTAACTCTTCTGCCGCACGTGCGGCGCTATCGTGCGTTTGTTCGCGATGGAAGATGGTTGGTCCGCTGCCGACGACATGAATGAGAACGAGTGTCCCACCGGGTGCGCAAAACGACCGGGCCTCGCTCACGACCCGCTCGTCATCGTCACTTCCCTCTACTGCCACTCCAACGATCCCGTAACGGTTGCCTGACTCCACGGTAGTGACCAATCTCCGCGTGCGTGCCTTGCGGGTCAAGCGTCCCGCCTGCTTGCGCAGCCAAGGTTTGACAATGATATAGGCTAGCAGAGCTACAATAGCAGCAAGAACCGGCAAGAGTATAAACCCCCACACGCGACTGCTCCCATCCGATGATAATAACGATTGCTCGAAATCGATAATATACTTGCCGTTGAGTCCGATGATTACCAGGGCCGTAAGCCATGATAATATCCTGACCCAGATCGGATTGGCAAATTCTCCCATCAAGCGCTTGTCAGCCGTGAATTGAATCAGTGGTATCAATGCAAAAGACAATTGCAGACTGAGGACTACTTGGCTGGTCAACAACAATCCGAGCGTCGACCCATCGCCCATAATAGAAATCACAATCACCGCTGGGATGATCGCGAGCATTCTGGTGATCAATCGACGAGCGACCGGACGAATGCGCAAGTGCAGAAACCCCTCCATTGTAATCTGGCCTGCGAGTGTGCCCGTGACCGTCGATGATTGTCCGCTCGCTAAGAGCGCCACGGCAAAGAGAATACCCGCGAACGTTGTACCAAGCAATGGCGAAAGCAGAGAGTGTGCCTGTTGGATCTCTGTAACGACCTGGGAATGTGAAAAAAATACCGTCGCAGAAAGGATAAGAATGGCGGCATTAATCAGAAACGCACCGTTGAGGGCGACAAAGGCATCGACGAGATTAAACTTGCAGGCCTCTCGCTTCCCTTCTGTTGTCTGCTCAATCTGTCGGGTTTGGACCAATGCCGAGTGAAGATACAAGTTATGTGGCATGACGGTGGCCCCGATAATGCCGATAGCAATCACAAGGCTGCCATTTGGCAAGGACGGGATTAATCCCCTGGCAATGCCTCCCCACTGTGGTTGTGCCAAAATGATCTCGATCAGAAAACACCCCCCGATCAGCACGACCAATGAAATGATTGCCCCCTCCAGTTTTCTGACTCCAAGGCGCTGCAGCCCGAGCAGTACAAATGCATCGAGGGCGGTGAGCAGTACTCCCCACAACAGTGAAAGACCGAACAATAGATTGATGGCGATGGCAGTCCCAAGTACTTCTGCAAGATCGCATGCGGCGATCGCTATTTCGCATAGAAACCACAGCGCAACTGCTACGGGCTTTGGATATTCATCTCGGCATGCTTGTGCCAGATCACGCCCCGTGACAATCCCGAGCCGAGCGGAAAGCGTCTGTAGCAGCAACGCCATGAGATTGCTCAGCAGCAACACCCATAGTAAGGCATACCCAAAGCGAGCCCCACCTTCAAGATCGGTTGCCCAATTGCCAGGATCCATGTAGCCGACGCTTACCAAATACGCCGGCCCACCGAATGCAAGAAGCCGCCGGAAAATACTCACACCTGTCCCGGGTTTCGGGACAGCAACACTCTGATGTACCTCCGACAGTGATACCTGATCAGTCATTGCTGGTTGTGGCTCAGAATAGCGTGCAGCAGTTCTTTTGCCGTATCGACCTTCCTCCTTAGCTCGCCTAACACTGCCGGCGAGACACCTTTGGACGAGGGTTTTTGATAATAGATATCGAGCGCATTGAGGTCGATGAGCATATCGGTCAGAATCGTCATTGCCGTGGAAACACGGCCACGATTCTCACCTCGCATAAACATTTCATCCTCAAGCAGCTTCTCGTATTGGGATTCTGTCATCAGTTGGTAAATCGTACACTCGAAATGGTGGGCACCGATCCATATCGCCGCCTCAATTGCCGGTCTCGCCGGCCAACGGCTGAAGAATCATAATATGCAACGATGGCTGGATTTGAATCAATCATGCGCATCGCATTGACGGCCGGGGCAGAACACATAAGCATTGCATACAGAATCCCCTTCGAAAAGAATCGAGTCATGTGTAGGCTAACACACTTCTTATTGGGGAAAATTCACTGTACGACTTACCGCGCTACGTACTCCAATGTACGTGCCAGTACGACGGCAGGGTCGATCTTATTCATGCAATCGAACGTATGGATCGGGCACTCATTGGAACCGTGCGAAGCACACGGCCTGCACCATAAGCCCTCGCATTCAGCCACTATGCCGGATGCAGGACGAGGAGCAAAACCGAATTCCTTCACGGTAGGACCGAGGACATCGACAACCGGGGTGCCAACAGCGACTGCGATATGTACAGGGGCGCTGTCGTTTGATACTAACACATCTAAGTGTGAAATCACCGCCGCCGATGCTTCAAGAGATAGTTTTGATAAATAGCTTATCAACTTTACATCATATGTACTTACAGGGTTAATAATTTCAGAATCAACATCCGTTTTCTGGCCGATTAACACGATACTTCCTGCCCGAGATGAGAGCAACTGGATAAGCGAAGCAACATGTCTGGCAGGCCACCGTTTTGTCTTCCACACGCTCCCAGGCGCGATACCAATAATCGGGCGTGGGAGCTGTGAGAACTCCGGAGGTAAGAGCGTGGATGGTAATCTAAGCGTCGGCAGCGCCGTAATGTCCGCGTTTGACGATAGCGTTCGAGCTAATCGCGCCGCAGAAGTCGGGGCGTCATCGGTCTTCTCCGCAGGTATGACATGCGTGAATACAGGACTTGGGACAATACCAACCTTCATTGGGACATTCAAACGCTTGACCAACTCTATCGTGCGCCTTGAGCGGTGCAAGCAAAACACGACGTCAAAACCGACGGAATTCAATTCCGCCGCTTTCGCTTCAATCCCCTTAATACCGGAATCCTCGCCATATTTGTCAAACGCAAACACACGGTGGATATTAGGGGCATAGCTCAGAAGACTCGCGGACTCCGGCCGAACCAGGTAACTTATTTCAAATTCCGGGTCGATCGTCGCAAGCGTATTCGCGAGAGCCACAGAACAGATGGCATCCCCGATGAACGCCGGCTGCATGACGAGTGCGCGCTTCACTGGACGTACTTCCATCGTTTATGCTGCCAGACCCAAGGGGCAGGTTGTTGAAGAATGATATTTTCCAGTATACTCACATGCTTTTGCGTCAACGATTCGAGCGTATCCTCAGGCTCCACAAGAATGGGGTGGAAATGAATTGTGTATTTCCCTCCTGGGCCTAACTGACACTCGGCAAACAACATTCTCGCCCCGGTTTTTAGCGCCAACCATGCGGGCCCCTGCTGTGTCGGTGTAGGAATCCCCAGAAAGTCAACTCGGACACTCTCGCTGGGTGCAGCCTGATCGGCAAGCAGAGCCAAGCATTTCCCTTCTCGTATCGTGCGGATCATTGCTCGTACGTCTCCGGAATTAATGAGTGAATTTCCGGGGCGTAGGCGCATATTCTCGAGGAAGCGCTCGGTGAACGACGTCTGGATGTTCTTACGGACAATGGCAAAATTGGACTGAAGTTGCAAAGCTCCGCCGAATGCCAGCCACTCCCAATTTGCGTAGTGCGCAGCCACGACGATCAATCCCCGACCTTCTGCGAGCGCTGCATGGTATAGCTCGGGGTTAGAAACGTGGGTCTTCTGTTCGATCGCACGAAGTGGAGCAAACCGTAGATACATCATTTCGGCAAAGGTGCGGCCAAGAAACCGATAGGAAGCTCGGGCAGTCCTCTGCCGCCATGAATCACGAGCATGAGGAAATGCTCGCACCAAGTTTCCAATCACCACGTCGCGGCGAACACCGAGGAGATATGCGCATAGCGCAATGCTCTCCCCAACGATCACCAACAACCACCTCATGCGCGCCTAATTGCCCGGGGTTCGCTGAGCTTCGCGAGTAAACCAGTCGTCTTCTTCCACTTCCCCACGCGCGTTCGAACTGACCAAGATAAAATTACCGCCACCTTGTTTGTCGACGAACACAAATTCTGCGCGTGATCCGGACTGCAACGGGATCTTCTGGCTTACGTATTCCCACTGGATATATGGTTTGGAATTAATGGCAAACGGTTCGCCGGTGATCTGATCCGGTTTACCGTACTGTATCCAGACTCGACCGCGAGACGATTTCCATCCCGGAGTCTTCATGACGCTGAACATTCGGTTCGCCTCGTCAACACGCTTTAGAAATGCACGATATTGTGACAGCGGCGCCGCACCGGTCTCCTTATCTTTTGCGCGCCAATAATCAAAGAGCCATTGTTGACGTGCTTTCAGCTCAGTAAGCTTCTCATAGCTCTTTCTCTGAATTTCTGTCGCACCGTAGAGCGTCTGCTTCGCACGTTCCTCTACCTCCAGTTCGCTGAGGTTTCCAAAGCCTGCATCTGTATAGAGTGTAGCCTCATCGACATTTGTTGATGCAGGAGCTTCGTCCTCTTCGGAGAGCTGAATGCCGCTATCATAGAAAAATTGACGTTTTACTGAATCGACTACCGTCGTACCGCGTACGAGTGTCAATTGAAGAACGTATGCATCGGTCGGCAACCCTTCGATCTCTGCTGAGCCGATGATCGGTACAACCGGTGCGTCAAGTTGGACTTCCTCGGAGGTCTTAAACATTTCTTTCCCTGTTCCGTCGAGTACTTGAATTCGAATAACACCGCCGTTCGAGCCACTCA is part of the Bacteroidota bacterium genome and encodes:
- a CDS encoding Nramp family divalent metal transporter; this translates as MTDQVSLSEVHQSVAVPKPGTGVSIFRRLLAFGGPAYLVSVGYMDPGNWATDLEGGARFGYALLWVLLLSNLMALLLQTLSARLGIVTGRDLAQACRDEYPKPVAVALWFLCEIAIAACDLAEVLGTAIAINLLFGLSLLWGVLLTALDAFVLLGLQRLGVRKLEGAIISLVVLIGGCFLIEIILAQPQWGGIARGLIPSLPNGSLVIAIGIIGATVMPHNLYLHSALVQTRQIEQTTEGKREACKFNLVDAFVALNGAFLINAAILILSATVFFSHSQVVTEIQQAHSLLSPLLGTTFAGILFAVALLASGQSSTVTGTLAGQITMEGFLHLRIRPVARRLITRMLAIIPAVIVISIMGDGSTLGLLLTSQVVLSLQLSFALIPLIQFTADKRLMGEFANPIWVRILSWLTALVIIGLNGKYIIDFEQSLLSSDGSSRVWGFILLPVLAAIVALLAYIIVKPWLRKQAGRLTRKARTRRLVTTVESGNRYGIVGVAVEGSDDDERVVSEARSFCAPGGTLVLIHVVGSGPTIFHREQTHDSAARAAEELMTDWEQRLATVSDLRVQTKIGFGDPPRELVRIAKEQQLELLVMRSHGHRGFKDLLFGATISPVRHELSIPLFIVQ
- a CDS encoding ABC transporter permease, whose amino-acid sequence is MSKVPIIIGQEFRQKLRSKAFIVMTLLAPALLALTGLLPKAIDSMNSGETKKIVVIDQTKRIAAYFANKPNNSSKDEITYEVRSVILQDSSLVDSLKNAVEAKQIAGVFLIPPGALADTGVVSTLRLSNTNDFSIEAEISARYEEALFVERLRYNGVDPEMVRNAQTAHKIQTLKVDKGSEAADHGLGFAAGYICGFFIYFSMILYGSLIMQSVIEEKSTRVIELLASSARPIDILVGKVLGVGLAGLVQVTVWALMFAALPGLLPNFVPGLGNTLSNILEPVRLAYFIGYFLFGYLIFSVLYAAAGATVEQASDAQQVTLPITILIMVPFLTMTSVIQAPSSTTSVVLSLIPFFSPILMIGRIFSETPPFWQIALSFVLMGLTFYGVLWLASKIYRTGILMYGKKYTLKEIFRWVRYS
- a CDS encoding GWxTD domain-containing protein, with the translated sequence MRKYFILPFLLLLAIPIYAQGYTSMDAVAFSRGNDSIQVEVYYSVLQKLLPFTKSGDKWIAPINGRIDIYQDGKVVRSASIQKEKSFAGSEDELKQHIADDVVDGSFFMVPAVSNTRAVLTLIGLNDTKQSYNDTLRREIEVPLRKPTKYQFSNVEFASQMEKTADKSNFFEKVGFLVIPNPSRTYGGNYTKLYYYTEVEVPKSDVSGSNGGVIRIQVLDGTGKEMFKTSEEVQLDAPVVPIIGSAEIEGLPTDAYVLQLTLVRGTTVVDSVKRQFFYDSGIQLSEEDEAPASTNVDEATLYTDAGFGNLSELEVEERAKQTLYGATEIQRKSYEKLTELKARQQWLFDYWRAKDKETGAAPLSQYRAFLKRVDEANRMFSVMKTPGWKSSRGRVWIQYGKPDQITGEPFAINSKPYIQWEYVSQKIPLQSGSRAEFVFVDKQGGGNFILVSSNARGEVEEDDWFTREAQRTPGN
- a CDS encoding cob(I)yrinic acid a,c-diamide adenosyltransferase produces the protein MKIYTKTGDDGTTGLFSAGRIRKDAARIRAYGDIDELNSILGFVVALDTGGVFNTRLVSIQRLLFVAGADLATPLSAKVSYDVPRVVAEDIRALELLIDEYEESLEPLTQFILPGGSPLAAQLHVARTVARRAEREVVTLMHTEDIGAFILPFVNRLSDLFFVLARYANHRLGVQEHAWDGKRPSNPQL
- a CDS encoding glycosyltransferase family 9 protein, whose translation is MKRALVMQPAFIGDAICSVALANTLATIDPEFEISYLVRPESASLLSYAPNIHRVFAFDKYGEDSGIKGIEAKAAELNSVGFDVVFCLHRSRRTIELVKRLNVPMKVGIVPSPVFTHVIPAEKTDDAPTSAARLARTLSSNADITALPTLRLPSTLLPPEFSQLPRPIIGIAPGSVWKTKRWPARHVASLIQLLSSRAGSIVLIGQKTDVDSEIINPVSTYDVKLISYLSKLSLEASAAVISHLDVLVSNDSAPVHIAVAVGTPVVDVLGPTVKEFGFAPRPASGIVAECEGLWCRPCASHGSNECPIHTFDCMNKIDPAVVLARTLEYVAR